The following coding sequences are from one Sphingobium sp. RAC03 window:
- a CDS encoding glycoside hydrolase family 43 protein: MHIGLGMMGRLLPFAALALSSAAAQAEPARFERFTYDGQSIEQVKAGPGEYINPILSGYYPDPTITRVGDDYYLVNSSFAHFPGLPIFKSKDLVNWVQIGNAIDRPSQLDFTGRRTSEAVFAPDISWHDGVFYIVNTCVACRNNFVITATDPAGPWSDPIWLPFEGIDPSIYWEGDKAYIVNNRAPDEPPRYDGHRAIWIQEYDWRAGKMVGPSTQLVNGGVDISKKPVWIEGPHIFRKDGYYYLTAAEGGTSVNHSQVVLRSKKLRGPYLPYADNPILTQRNMDPNRPDPIGSAGHAKLIQTQKGDWWATFLAVRPYEGDFYNIGRETFLLPVTWKDGWPIILPRGKKIPHVGKVPDLPAQPSPALPMSGNFTYTDDFDGDRLAMQWIGIRTPRQPFYRVTKGALELDSGTPLGDLNGVPAFVGRRQQHAVATMSTTLRFTPEKDGDTAGLAAIQSDRSHIVFGVTQVGGKKMIALTSRDNADTNMLVASAPLTATGPVTLTIRAEGGKMAFDYEVDGKRATLKSDLDATLLSTRKAGGFVGTVVGPYRYTPAS, encoded by the coding sequence ATGCATATTGGCCTGGGAATGATGGGTCGGCTGCTGCCATTTGCCGCATTGGCGCTATCCAGCGCGGCGGCGCAGGCCGAGCCAGCACGCTTCGAGCGCTTCACCTATGACGGCCAGTCGATCGAGCAGGTGAAGGCCGGACCAGGCGAATATATCAATCCCATATTGTCGGGCTATTATCCCGATCCGACCATTACCCGCGTGGGCGACGACTATTATCTCGTCAATTCCTCCTTCGCCCATTTCCCCGGCCTGCCGATCTTCAAGTCAAAGGATCTGGTGAACTGGGTCCAGATCGGCAATGCGATCGACCGGCCGAGCCAGCTCGATTTTACGGGCCGCCGCACGTCGGAAGCCGTCTTTGCGCCAGACATCAGTTGGCATGATGGCGTCTTCTACATCGTCAACACCTGCGTCGCTTGCCGCAACAACTTCGTCATCACGGCCACTGATCCGGCCGGTCCGTGGTCCGACCCCATCTGGCTGCCCTTCGAAGGGATCGACCCGTCAATCTATTGGGAGGGCGACAAGGCCTATATCGTCAACAATCGCGCGCCCGATGAACCGCCCCGCTATGACGGGCATCGCGCCATCTGGATTCAGGAATATGACTGGCGCGCTGGCAAGATGGTTGGCCCCAGCACCCAGCTCGTGAATGGCGGCGTCGACATCAGCAAGAAGCCAGTCTGGATCGAAGGGCCGCATATTTTCCGCAAGGATGGCTATTATTATCTGACTGCAGCCGAGGGCGGCACCAGCGTCAATCATTCCCAGGTCGTGCTGCGATCAAAGAAACTGCGCGGCCCCTATCTCCCCTATGCGGATAATCCCATTCTTACCCAGCGGAATATGGACCCCAACCGACCCGATCCGATTGGGTCCGCCGGGCACGCCAAGTTGATCCAGACGCAAAAGGGGGACTGGTGGGCGACCTTCCTGGCGGTGCGCCCCTATGAGGGCGACTTCTACAATATCGGGCGTGAAACCTTCCTGCTGCCCGTAACATGGAAAGATGGCTGGCCGATCATTCTGCCCCGTGGCAAAAAGATACCCCATGTCGGCAAGGTGCCTGACCTGCCTGCTCAGCCTAGCCCTGCGCTGCCGATGAGCGGTAACTTCACCTACACCGATGATTTCGACGGCGATCGTCTGGCGATGCAGTGGATCGGCATCCGCACGCCCCGTCAGCCCTTCTATCGCGTGACCAAAGGCGCGCTGGAACTGGACAGTGGCACGCCGCTTGGCGATCTGAACGGAGTTCCGGCCTTCGTCGGACGGCGGCAGCAGCATGCCGTCGCCACTATGTCCACGACCCTTCGCTTTACCCCGGAAAAGGATGGCGACACCGCGGGGCTGGCCGCAATCCAGAGCGACCGCAGCCATATAGTGTTCGGCGTTACCCAGGTTGGCGGTAAAAAGATGATCGCGCTGACGTCCCGCGACAATGCCGATACTAATATGCTGGTCGCCTCCGCACCGCTGACCGCCACCGGCCCGGTAACGCTCACCATCCGCGCCGAAGGTGGCAAGATGGCGTTCGACTATGAAGTGGACGGAAAACGGGCGACGCTCAAATCCGATCTGGACGCGACGCTACTGAGCACGCGCAAAGCAGGGGGGTTCGTTGGGACAGTCGTCGGCCCCTATCGCTACACCCCTGCATCTTGA
- a CDS encoding glycoside hydrolase family 3 protein produces MIMALAIGGTVQASGQPRTSADPVVVPPEAKADPSVWPAAHSPAAITDRQTEAAIDRLIARMTVEQKVGQTIQADISAITPAELARYPLGSILAGGNSGPFGNERADAATWIKLVSDYRAASEKAGAGVPILFGVDAVHGHSNLPGATIFPHNIGLGAAHDPELIQRIGVATAAEIAGSGIEWTFAPTLAVPQDLRWGRSYEGYAADPALVKAYSKAMVEGLQGDLLPGKPLGSVQVAATAKHFLADGGTENGKDQGDARLPEAELIRIHAQGYPAAIDAGALTVMASFSSWNGAKNHGNPTLLTDVLKKRMGFEGLIVGDWNGHGQIPGCTVTDCAASINAGLDLFMAPDSWKGLFDATLRDVRNGTIPMARLDDAVRRNLRVKYKLGLMGPNRIARGDPALVGADAHLAIAREAVAKSLVLLKNEGSLLPIRPGAKVLVTGPGADNMAMQAGGWTITWQGTDTSAADFPKGSTIGRAIIDAVKQAGGSGQLAPTGDFADKPDVAIVVFGEQPYAEFQGDVSNLIFHGQDGERELLAKLKAQGIPTVALFLSGRPLFVGPAFNLADAFVAGWLPGSQGQGVADVLVAGKDGKPPRDFTGRLPFAWPADARSPVTAPLFPVGYGLDYAHPHAQGPVNEDPRVEQGPAVSDSLFLRTGRVLDPWRLGLDSSVSMRAVDIAAQEDARKFKWSGKGDIAIDGPAVDMLRQLNGGFALRIDWRMDARGTGPVSIAMGNARLDVSALAAAAPLGQESSIQIPLQCFKDKGADFKAIGTPFRMGADAPMTVSLRNVRIEGIGTPIPCPPSLP; encoded by the coding sequence ATGATCATGGCGCTGGCCATTGGCGGCACTGTGCAGGCGTCGGGGCAACCGCGGACATCCGCCGATCCCGTCGTTGTGCCACCGGAAGCGAAGGCAGACCCGTCAGTCTGGCCCGCGGCCCACAGCCCGGCCGCCATTACCGATCGCCAGACCGAAGCGGCCATCGACCGCCTGATCGCGCGCATGACGGTGGAGCAGAAGGTCGGACAGACGATCCAGGCCGACATCAGCGCGATCACTCCGGCCGAGCTTGCCCGTTATCCCCTGGGATCGATCCTGGCAGGCGGCAACTCCGGCCCATTCGGCAATGAGCGCGCCGACGCCGCGACCTGGATCAAGCTGGTCAGCGACTATCGCGCCGCGTCCGAAAAAGCGGGGGCTGGTGTCCCCATCCTGTTCGGCGTCGATGCTGTTCACGGTCATTCCAACCTGCCGGGCGCGACCATCTTTCCGCACAATATCGGCCTTGGTGCCGCGCATGACCCCGAACTGATCCAGCGCATCGGCGTTGCCACCGCAGCGGAAATTGCCGGGTCCGGGATAGAATGGACCTTTGCCCCGACATTGGCGGTGCCGCAGGATCTGCGCTGGGGCCGCAGTTATGAAGGCTATGCCGCCGACCCGGCGCTGGTGAAAGCCTATTCCAAGGCGATGGTGGAGGGTCTACAGGGCGACCTGCTGCCCGGCAAGCCGCTCGGTTCGGTCCAGGTCGCGGCAACCGCCAAGCATTTTCTGGCCGACGGCGGGACCGAAAATGGCAAGGATCAGGGCGATGCCCGACTGCCCGAAGCAGAGTTGATCCGCATCCATGCGCAGGGCTATCCCGCCGCCATCGACGCAGGCGCGCTCACCGTCATGGCCAGCTTTTCCAGTTGGAACGGCGCGAAGAACCACGGCAATCCGACGCTGCTGACCGATGTCCTAAAAAAGCGGATGGGGTTTGAAGGGCTGATCGTCGGCGACTGGAACGGTCATGGACAGATCCCCGGCTGCACCGTCACGGATTGCGCAGCCTCGATCAATGCGGGGCTGGACCTGTTCATGGCTCCCGATAGCTGGAAGGGATTGTTCGATGCCACGCTGCGCGATGTGCGCAACGGCACCATCCCGATGGCGCGACTGGACGACGCCGTACGGCGCAATTTGCGGGTCAAATATAAGCTTGGCCTGATGGGGCCGAACCGGATCGCGCGCGGTGACCCGGCACTGGTCGGGGCCGATGCGCATCTGGCGATCGCCCGCGAAGCTGTCGCCAAGTCGCTCGTTCTCCTCAAAAATGAAGGCTCATTGCTCCCCATCCGTCCAGGCGCGAAGGTGCTGGTCACCGGCCCCGGCGCCGACAATATGGCGATGCAGGCCGGCGGCTGGACCATCACTTGGCAGGGCACGGACACGAGCGCTGCGGATTTCCCCAAAGGAAGCACGATCGGCCGTGCCATCATCGATGCCGTCAAGCAGGCGGGCGGCAGTGGGCAACTGGCACCCACCGGCGATTTTGCCGACAAGCCGGACGTCGCGATCGTCGTCTTCGGCGAACAGCCCTATGCCGAATTTCAGGGTGACGTGTCGAACCTCATCTTCCATGGTCAGGATGGCGAACGCGAACTGCTCGCCAAATTGAAGGCGCAGGGCATTCCGACCGTCGCGCTTTTCCTGTCGGGCCGCCCCTTGTTCGTCGGCCCAGCGTTCAATCTAGCCGATGCTTTCGTGGCCGGCTGGCTCCCCGGATCCCAGGGCCAAGGCGTTGCTGATGTGCTGGTGGCGGGCAAGGACGGCAAACCGCCACGTGACTTTACCGGTCGGCTGCCCTTTGCCTGGCCAGCGGACGCCCGCTCTCCTGTCACTGCGCCCCTTTTCCCGGTCGGCTATGGCCTGGATTACGCCCATCCCCATGCCCAAGGCCCGGTGAATGAAGACCCCCGCGTCGAACAGGGGCCAGCGGTCAGCGACAGCTTGTTCCTGCGCACCGGGCGGGTACTCGATCCATGGCGGCTGGGTCTCGACAGCAGCGTGTCCATGCGCGCCGTCGATATCGCCGCGCAGGAAGATGCGCGCAAGTTCAAGTGGAGCGGCAAGGGCGATATCGCCATTGACGGCCCGGCCGTTGACATGTTGCGGCAACTCAATGGCGGCTTTGCCCTGCGCATCGACTGGCGGATGGATGCCCGTGGTACCGGCCCCGTCTCGATCGCGATGGGCAATGCGCGGCTGGATGTCAGCGCACTGGCGGCGGCAGCGCCGCTGGGCCAGGAAAGCAGCATCCAGATTCCGCTCCAATGTTTCAAGGACAAGGGTGCCGATTTCAAGGCGATCGGAACGCCGTTCCGCATGGGAGCGGATGCGCCGATGACGGTCAGCCTGCGCAATGTGCGGATCGAGGGCATCGGCACGCCTATTCCCTGTCCCCCATCCCTCCCCTGA
- a CDS encoding MFS transporter, translating into MAPKQAAAGSDRRFLLLYALAWAGAAIAYTPLLTILLPVRVDLLAGTDNVRWLAATTFLGAIAASLANILFGWLSDVTGHRRLWVATGLLLSSGILCLFPHIERLGPLILLILLWQMALNMMLGPLAAWAGDCVPDRQKGRLGGLLAFAPASGALAGALVTVPGLADPPWRFAMVGMMAMACVLPLLLLGPSGAVATQRSHGAAIAPLPWLRAMITRMWCARLLVQIAEAALFAYLYFWFQTIDTRFDDAITARILTMVLFLAAPCALIAGRWADRRDRPIAPLCIAALIAAIGLTAMALARGPVAAIAGFMLFGLSTNIFLALHSAQTLRVLPDDGRRGRNLGLFNLTNTVPSLIMPSLTLVLVPTLGFSGLFAVLALLSAIAAILLRDTKRH; encoded by the coding sequence ATGGCGCCTAAGCAAGCAGCAGCGGGCAGCGATCGCCGCTTCCTGCTCCTCTATGCGCTCGCTTGGGCGGGTGCCGCCATCGCCTACACCCCGCTTCTAACCATCCTGCTGCCGGTGCGCGTTGATCTGCTGGCGGGGACGGACAATGTGCGGTGGCTGGCTGCGACCACCTTCCTTGGTGCCATCGCCGCCAGTCTCGCCAATATCCTGTTCGGCTGGCTCAGCGACGTGACAGGGCATCGCCGCCTCTGGGTCGCAACCGGCTTGCTCTTGTCCAGCGGGATACTTTGCCTGTTCCCGCATATTGAGCGGTTGGGGCCACTGATTCTGCTCATCCTGCTGTGGCAAATGGCGCTCAACATGATGTTGGGTCCATTGGCCGCCTGGGCGGGCGATTGCGTGCCCGACAGGCAAAAAGGACGGCTGGGCGGGCTACTCGCCTTTGCGCCAGCGTCCGGGGCGCTGGCCGGCGCGTTGGTTACAGTGCCTGGCCTCGCCGATCCGCCTTGGCGCTTTGCGATGGTGGGCATGATGGCGATGGCCTGCGTCCTGCCGCTGCTGTTGCTAGGGCCGTCGGGCGCGGTCGCCACACAGCGCTCGCACGGCGCGGCCATAGCGCCGCTGCCCTGGTTGCGCGCGATGATCACGCGCATGTGGTGCGCCCGCCTGCTGGTCCAGATCGCGGAGGCCGCCCTATTTGCCTATCTTTATTTCTGGTTTCAGACGATCGACACACGCTTCGACGACGCCATTACGGCCCGCATCCTGACCATGGTCCTGTTCCTGGCGGCACCCTGCGCCTTGATCGCCGGACGCTGGGCCGACCGCCGCGATCGGCCGATAGCCCCGCTCTGCATCGCTGCCTTGATTGCCGCAATCGGCCTCACCGCCATGGCCCTGGCGCGTGGGCCGGTGGCGGCGATCGCCGGATTCATGCTGTTTGGCCTTTCCACCAACATCTTCCTGGCGCTGCATAGCGCGCAGACATTGCGGGTGCTGCCCGACGATGGACGACGGGGCCGCAATCTTGGCCTGTTCAACCTCACCAACACCGTCCCCTCGCTCATCATGCCATCGCTGACGCTTGTGCTGGTGCCGACGCTCGGCTTTTCAGGATTATTTGCGGTTCTGGCTTTGCTGTCCGCCATCGCAGCCATCCTGCTGCGCGATACAAAACGGCACTGA
- a CDS encoding LacI family DNA-binding transcriptional regulator, whose amino-acid sequence MARRRLAVTIKHVAADAGVSLQTVSRVINSEPNVRPEMRDRVQASIDRLGYVPSIAAQRMSGSRSYLILALNDRERTIADWRARQGTDWVDQMLLGGMLECAEHGYRLIFELVDTHADHLERELGAALSALQPDGAILTPPHSDNPRILATLKRHHVPYARIGAQGRDDGALPAGIRVSMDDEGAARRATRHLLDLGHRRIGFISGPAEYRLSGWRVDGWQAEMAAAGLPTEALLETGDFGYASGLRAAQTLLAREDRPTAIIASNDQMALATIEATRDAGLAIPADLSLVSFDNTPLVRFTTPPLTAVDQPIAETTAMAVRLLITAPSVTLDPPAPVIIPMGLVERASTAPPPDGA is encoded by the coding sequence ATGGCGCGACGGCGGCTGGCAGTCACGATCAAACATGTTGCGGCAGATGCGGGCGTATCCCTGCAGACGGTGAGCCGCGTCATCAACAGCGAACCCAATGTCCGCCCGGAAATGCGCGACCGGGTACAGGCGTCGATCGATCGGCTGGGCTATGTGCCGTCGATCGCGGCGCAACGGATGAGCGGATCGCGCTCCTACCTCATTCTGGCGCTCAATGACCGCGAACGCACGATCGCGGACTGGCGCGCGCGGCAGGGTACGGACTGGGTCGACCAGATGTTGCTGGGCGGCATGCTGGAATGTGCCGAACATGGCTATCGGTTGATCTTCGAGCTGGTCGATACCCATGCCGATCATCTGGAGCGCGAACTGGGGGCAGCCCTGTCGGCGCTGCAACCCGATGGGGCGATCCTGACCCCACCCCATTCGGACAATCCGCGCATATTGGCGACGCTCAAGCGCCATCATGTGCCCTATGCCCGTATCGGAGCGCAAGGGCGGGACGATGGCGCGCTGCCTGCGGGCATCCGCGTGTCGATGGATGACGAGGGCGCGGCGCGACGCGCGACACGGCACTTGCTGGACCTCGGCCATCGACGCATCGGCTTCATTTCAGGGCCCGCCGAATATCGGCTGTCGGGCTGGCGCGTCGATGGCTGGCAGGCGGAAATGGCGGCGGCGGGCCTGCCTACCGAAGCCCTGCTGGAAACGGGCGATTTCGGCTATGCGTCGGGCCTGCGCGCGGCGCAGACGTTGCTGGCGCGGGAAGACCGACCAACCGCCATCATCGCCAGCAACGACCAGATGGCGCTCGCCACGATCGAGGCGACGCGCGACGCAGGCCTCGCCATCCCCGCCGACCTGTCGCTGGTCAGTTTCGATAACACGCCGCTGGTCCGCTTCACGACGCCACCGCTGACCGCCGTGGACCAGCCGATCGCCGAGACGACGGCGATGGCCGTGCGACTGCTTATCACCGCGCCCAGTGTGACGCTCGATCCGCCTGCGCCCGTCATCATTCCCATGGGCCTGGTCGAACGAGCTTCGACCGCGCCACCGCCCGATGGCGCCTAA
- a CDS encoding glycoside hydrolase family 16 protein: MIARILIAALLCASAEVAVAAPEQPGWHKVWADEFDGPALDPRKWNLADNCWGGGNEERQCYTPNAANHRVANGLLDIIARQETHKGPAFPPDQRTTPDKARATRTKPCTSARLSTDGKASWLYGKVQVRAKLPQGQGSWPAIWMLPEGWDYGGWAQSGEIDIMEAVNLGTPCDTCAGQAENRVLGTIHFGGLPPRNRYIGDETPMPTPLDGFHVYEIEWDATGIVWRVDGVDFARRAPHEWHSLGSDKPGAPFDRPFHLILNLAIGGHLPEGRNSKGVDPTGFPKTMQIDWVRVWQKDATPPTENGQ; the protein is encoded by the coding sequence ATGATAGCGCGCATCCTCATCGCCGCGCTGCTGTGCGCCAGTGCCGAAGTAGCGGTCGCCGCGCCAGAACAGCCAGGCTGGCACAAGGTCTGGGCGGATGAATTTGATGGCCCGGCACTGGACCCGCGCAAATGGAACCTTGCCGACAATTGCTGGGGCGGCGGCAATGAGGAGCGGCAATGCTACACCCCTAATGCGGCCAACCACCGGGTCGCCAATGGCCTATTGGACATCATCGCGCGGCAGGAAACGCATAAAGGCCCGGCTTTCCCGCCGGACCAGCGCACGACGCCGGATAAGGCGCGCGCCACCCGCACCAAGCCCTGCACATCGGCGCGCCTCTCGACCGATGGCAAGGCATCGTGGCTCTATGGCAAGGTGCAGGTTCGCGCGAAACTGCCGCAGGGCCAGGGAAGCTGGCCTGCCATATGGATGCTGCCCGAAGGATGGGATTATGGCGGCTGGGCGCAATCCGGCGAGATCGACATCATGGAAGCGGTCAATCTAGGAACGCCCTGTGACACCTGCGCAGGACAGGCAGAAAATCGTGTCCTGGGAACGATCCATTTCGGCGGCCTCCCGCCGCGTAACCGCTATATCGGCGACGAAACGCCCATGCCGACCCCACTTGATGGCTTCCACGTCTATGAAATCGAGTGGGACGCCACCGGCATCGTCTGGCGGGTCGACGGCGTGGATTTTGCACGGCGCGCGCCGCATGAATGGCACAGCCTGGGGTCCGACAAGCCAGGCGCGCCGTTCGACCGCCCCTTCCATCTCATCCTCAATCTTGCCATCGGCGGCCACTTGCCCGAAGGACGCAACAGCAAGGGCGTCGATCCCACCGGCTTTCCCAAGACGATGCAGATCGATTGGGTGCGTGTCTGGCAGAAAGACGCCACTCCCCCGACGGAGAATGGGCAGTAA
- a CDS encoding tryptophan halogenase family protein: MSTLPPPRRIVVAGGGTAGWMTAAALARTLGPVAQVTLVESEQIGTIGVGESTIPPLVAYNRILGINEADFMRATQATFKLGINFENWRVPGESYFHSFGGTGKDHWSAGFQHFWMHGQAQGHDAPYGDYCLELKAAEAGRFAHLPDDRMNYAYQLDSGLYARFLRRMAEADGAQRIEGRITQVELDSESGDIAALLLDGDRRIEGDLFIDCTGFRALLIEGALHVGYDDWTHWLPCDGAVAIQTSSVRPPVPYTRAIAHEAGWQWRIPLQHRQGNGIVYCSGFLDPDAALEKLLASVEGDKLVQPNPIRFRTGARRRQWHRNCVAVGLSGGFMEPLESTSIHLIQRAVLRILRMLPAGTVSPLDIAEFNDQQMTDMEQIRDFLILHYKATDRRDTPFWRHCAAMAVPDSLAHRVELFRQTGRVFRKNEELFAENSWVQVMMGQGITPQSHHPIASKLRPDELTHLLASLKDQVSRTVANLPDHAAYIARYCSAQEPVAA, translated from the coding sequence ATGAGCACGCTACCCCCGCCTCGTCGCATCGTCGTCGCCGGTGGCGGCACGGCCGGTTGGATGACAGCCGCCGCGCTCGCCCGTACGCTGGGACCCGTGGCGCAAGTCACTCTGGTCGAAAGCGAGCAGATCGGGACGATAGGGGTGGGTGAAAGCACCATCCCGCCGCTGGTCGCCTATAATCGCATATTGGGCATCAACGAAGCCGACTTCATGCGCGCGACCCAGGCGACGTTCAAGCTGGGGATCAATTTCGAAAATTGGCGTGTGCCTGGCGAAAGCTATTTTCACAGTTTCGGCGGGACCGGCAAGGATCATTGGTCGGCGGGGTTCCAGCATTTCTGGATGCACGGGCAAGCCCAAGGGCATGACGCCCCCTATGGCGACTATTGCCTGGAGTTGAAGGCGGCGGAGGCTGGCCGCTTTGCGCATCTGCCCGACGACCGGATGAACTATGCCTATCAGCTTGATTCGGGGCTTTATGCCCGCTTCCTGCGGAGGATGGCGGAAGCGGATGGCGCCCAGCGGATCGAAGGGCGCATCACCCAAGTCGAACTCGACAGCGAAAGCGGCGACATTGCCGCGCTGCTACTGGACGGCGATCGGCGGATCGAAGGCGATCTGTTCATCGACTGCACCGGCTTTCGCGCGTTACTGATCGAAGGCGCGCTGCATGTTGGCTATGACGACTGGACCCACTGGCTGCCTTGTGATGGCGCGGTGGCGATCCAGACCAGCAGCGTGCGGCCGCCCGTCCCCTATACCCGCGCCATCGCGCATGAGGCGGGCTGGCAATGGCGCATTCCGCTGCAGCATCGGCAGGGCAATGGCATCGTCTATTGTAGCGGCTTCCTGGACCCGGACGCTGCGCTCGAAAAACTTCTGGCCTCGGTCGAAGGCGACAAGCTGGTGCAGCCCAACCCGATCCGGTTCCGCACCGGGGCGCGACGGCGGCAATGGCATCGCAACTGCGTGGCGGTGGGCCTGTCGGGCGGATTCATGGAACCACTGGAGTCCACGTCCATCCATCTGATCCAGCGCGCTGTGCTGCGGATCTTGCGGATGCTGCCCGCGGGCACCGTCAGCCCGCTCGACATCGCCGAATTCAACGATCAACAGATGACGGACATGGAGCAGATCCGAGATTTCCTGATCCTGCATTATAAAGCGACCGATCGGCGCGACACGCCCTTCTGGCGCCATTGCGCGGCCATGGCGGTGCCCGACAGCCTTGCCCACCGCGTGGAATTATTCCGGCAGACCGGCCGCGTCTTCCGCAAGAATGAGGAATTGTTCGCGGAAAATAGCTGGGTCCAGGTCATGATGGGACAGGGAATCACCCCGCAAAGCCATCACCCCATAGCCAGCAAGCTGCGGCCCGACGAACTGACCCATCTTCTGGCGTCGCTCAAGGACCAGGTGTCCCGTACCGTGGCGAACCTGCCGGATCATGCGGCCTATATTGCGCGCTATTGCAGCGCGCAGGAGCCGGTGGCGGCATGA
- a CDS encoding cupin-like domain-containing protein produces MAEAALVGLPSVRVLQATDDATLNALLREEDTPFVVRGLVRDWPLVQAGLESYGAARAFLLAHARDRDFVVSIAEPDAKGRLFYDDAMAVNFRMGKGRLSDIFAQLDAAEGRDVAQAPTVYLGSVDMQEFFDGLADAHPMPLGSRTPLTSLWIGNASRIAAHNDFPDNLACCAVGRRRFTLFPPDQFANLYLGPIDITPAGRPISMVDFAAPDFTTYPRFRDALATAQVAELEPGDALFIPSLWYHHVEGLADFNILVNYWWRDTPRYLGQPYNALHHAIMTIRDLPEEERAIWQAMFDHYVFSGGEAARAHLPEKGRGVLAPFDAESAQRMHHFLLRSLSL; encoded by the coding sequence ATGGCTGAGGCGGCTCTGGTCGGCCTGCCTTCGGTCAGGGTGCTACAAGCCACCGACGATGCAACGCTGAATGCTTTGCTGCGAGAAGAAGATACGCCTTTTGTCGTGCGGGGACTGGTGCGCGACTGGCCGCTGGTGCAGGCCGGTCTGGAATCCTATGGCGCCGCCCGCGCCTTTTTGCTGGCCCATGCGCGTGACCGCGACTTTGTGGTGTCGATAGCGGAGCCGGATGCCAAAGGACGCCTGTTCTACGATGACGCCATGGCGGTCAATTTCCGCATGGGCAAAGGCAGGTTGTCCGACATCTTTGCACAATTAGATGCGGCCGAAGGACGAGATGTGGCGCAAGCCCCCACCGTCTATCTCGGCTCCGTCGATATGCAGGAGTTTTTCGACGGACTGGCCGACGCACACCCCATGCCACTGGGTTCGCGCACCCCATTGACATCCCTATGGATCGGCAATGCCAGCCGCATCGCGGCGCATAACGACTTTCCCGATAATCTGGCCTGCTGCGCCGTGGGGCGTCGCCGCTTCACCCTGTTCCCGCCCGACCAGTTCGCCAATCTCTATCTTGGCCCGATCGACATTACCCCGGCGGGACGGCCCATTTCGATGGTCGATTTCGCGGCGCCCGATTTCACAACCTACCCGCGTTTCCGCGATGCGCTTGCGACCGCCCAGGTTGCCGAACTGGAGCCAGGGGATGCACTCTTCATACCGTCCCTTTGGTATCATCATGTCGAAGGGCTGGCCGATTTCAACATATTGGTGAACTATTGGTGGCGCGACACGCCGCGTTATCTGGGGCAGCCCTATAATGCGCTGCACCATGCGATCATGACCATCCGCGACCTGCCCGAAGAGGAGCGCGCGATCTGGCAAGCGATGTTCGACCATTATGTATTTTCGGGCGGTGAGGCAGCCCGCGCCCATCTGCCGGAAAAGGGCCGTGGCGTGCTGGCCCCGTTCGACGCGGAATCTGCGCAACGTATGCATCATTTCCTGTTGAGGAGCCTGTCGCTATGA
- a CDS encoding SapC family protein has protein sequence MTQHQILDSLTHRALRVRTDSGAALGDAVMACLLMPAEFRQAQAHFPILFRRDLESGTLSAVALFGFANGENLFLEAGHWDAAYKPLAQAVQPFLIGRSSDGSRPPQVHVDMGSPRLIHEGNEGVALFDEAGQPSPWLDSIAQRLGDLDAAFQASADFFAALERHALLEPFTLDVPLVDGTRNSLVGFHIIDEERLRALDAVALDELHRAGHLMPLFMAVASIAQFNELVARKNRRVADG, from the coding sequence ATGACCCAGCACCAGATCCTTGATTCCCTGACCCATCGCGCTCTGCGTGTTCGGACCGACAGCGGAGCGGCATTGGGTGATGCCGTCATGGCCTGCCTGTTGATGCCGGCCGAATTCCGCCAGGCGCAGGCGCATTTCCCCATATTGTTCCGGCGCGACCTGGAAAGCGGCACCCTCTCGGCGGTGGCGTTGTTCGGCTTTGCCAATGGCGAAAATCTCTTTCTGGAAGCAGGTCATTGGGATGCGGCCTACAAGCCGCTGGCGCAGGCGGTGCAACCCTTCCTGATCGGCCGTTCGTCCGATGGCAGCAGGCCGCCGCAGGTCCATGTCGATATGGGCAGCCCCCGGCTCATCCATGAAGGGAACGAAGGCGTTGCCCTGTTCGACGAGGCAGGGCAGCCCTCCCCCTGGCTGGACAGCATTGCGCAACGGCTCGGCGACCTGGATGCCGCCTTTCAGGCCAGCGCCGATTTCTTTGCTGCGCTGGAACGTCATGCGCTGCTCGAACCCTTTACGCTGGACGTGCCATTGGTCGATGGGACGCGGAACAGCCTGGTCGGCTTTCACATCATCGACGAGGAGCGGTTGCGCGCGCTCGATGCCGTCGCGTTGGATGAGCTGCACCGGGCCGGACATTTGATGCCATTGTTCATGGCGGTGGCGTCGATCGCGCAGTTCAACGAGCTGGTCGCGCGCAAGAATCGTAGAGTGGCCGATGGCTGA